In one window of Methanoculleus thermophilus DNA:
- the frhG gene encoding coenzyme F420 hydrogenase subunit gamma: protein MAEKITIGELHLSGCTGCLVTIADNYEGLFKLLDDYADLVYALTLVDTRHVPEMDVCLVEGSCCLNDELSIEELKEAREKSKVLVAYGACAAYGNITRFCRGGQWNQPGHEAFVPISEIVDVDLYLPSCPPCPQMVRNIAVMAYLLLKGNDEQKALATAYLTPLMQLAKRGDTACGCDLMYDVINQGLCMGCGTCAGTCPVRAVTMEYGKPNVNRDQCIKCGACYSQCPRSWFNFDVMNNYEGIINAIKGAMQ, encoded by the coding sequence GTGGCAGAAAAGATTACTATAGGTGAATTACACCTGAGCGGATGTACGGGATGCCTCGTAACGATTGCAGATAACTACGAGGGTCTCTTCAAGCTGCTCGATGACTACGCAGACTTAGTCTATGCGCTGACTCTGGTCGACACCCGCCACGTCCCCGAGATGGACGTATGCCTGGTTGAGGGGTCGTGCTGTCTGAACGACGAACTCTCGATAGAGGAACTGAAGGAAGCAAGAGAAAAGTCGAAGGTGCTGGTCGCCTACGGCGCCTGTGCAGCATACGGCAACATCACCCGGTTCTGCCGCGGCGGCCAGTGGAACCAGCCCGGCCACGAGGCGTTCGTGCCGATCAGCGAGATCGTCGACGTCGACCTCTATCTCCCGTCCTGTCCCCCGTGCCCCCAGATGGTCAGGAACATCGCCGTCATGGCCTACCTGCTGCTGAAGGGCAACGACGAACAGAAGGCTCTCGCCACCGCCTACCTGACCCCGCTGATGCAGCTTGCAAAGCGCGGCGACACGGCATGCGGCTGCGACCTGATGTACGATGTCATCAACCAGGGCCTCTGCATGGGATGCGGTACCTGCGCCGGCACCTGTCCGGTCCGCGCCGTTACCATGGAGTACGGCAAGCCGAACGTGAACCGCGACCAGTGCATCAAGTGCGGCGCCTGCTACTCGCAGTGCCCCAGGAGCTGGTTCAACTTCGACGTCATGAACAACTACGAGGGCATCATCAATGCCATCAAGGGAGCCATGCAGTGA
- the frhD gene encoding coenzyme F420-reducing hydrogenase, FrhD protein, with product MLFREIVIAGCGNPLFGDDGFGPAVVEELKKLQLPDNVKVIDAGLGAPHFLFTLMEDAEVPVKKLIIIDIVDFGAKPGDVTKLRPEDLPPGSYRDAHSWDLSEPLQRLKDVIDITIIGCQPKRVASHEFELGLTEEVEGAIPKTVRIVLDEIGVEYGAAINHQETHLWASPGETTGEDTGGKTGEQT from the coding sequence ATGCTATTCCGTGAGATCGTGATCGCAGGATGCGGCAACCCCCTCTTCGGAGACGATGGTTTCGGTCCTGCAGTCGTCGAGGAACTCAAGAAACTACAACTGCCCGACAACGTCAAGGTTATCGACGCCGGCCTTGGCGCCCCTCACTTCCTCTTTACGCTGATGGAGGATGCGGAGGTGCCGGTCAAGAAGCTGATCATCATCGATATCGTCGATTTCGGCGCCAAACCCGGTGATGTGACGAAACTCCGGCCCGAGGACCTGCCGCCGGGCTCCTACCGGGATGCCCATTCGTGGGACCTTTCCGAGCCACTACAGCGATTAAAAGACGTCATTGATATCACGATCATCGGTTGCCAGCCCAAGCGTGTCGCTAGCCATGAGTTTGAACTAGGGCTCACTGAGGAGGTTGAGGGTGCCATTCCCAAAACAGTACGTATCGTACTGGATGAAATTGGGGTAGAATATGGGGCTGCTATCAACCATCAAGAAACGCATCTTTGGGCGTCACCGGGAGAAACCACCGGAGAAGATACCGGAGGCAAAACCGGAGAGCAAACCTGA
- the frhA gene encoding coenzyme F420 hydrogenase subunit alpha gives MSKVVEISPTTRHEGHSKLVLKVNDEGIIERGDWLSITPVRGVEKLAIGKTMDQVPKIASRVCGICPIAHTLAATEAMEASIGCEIPEDAKLLRYILQCANRMHSHAIHNILALPDMYLPGTDMKINPFSKEEPVRSVALRIQRIREIGQTIGEMVGGEAIHPSNPRVGGMYKNITPRAKAKIYDLAKEARVLVQEQMEFMIAVFRNYQKRDWAEVGGVEVPIPKDLGYHNQGYMAVAPVYGSSSLDEDPKWFPERFTEVRPWDWYMGEVEVTEADPNYPIGGTSPVGTKAWPQMEACTGVPLYDGQPVEVGPRARQAIFKNFDEKGTIGLQIARQMEFPETAYGIIDALDALNTSGKVVADEIPQGDGSLGWAANEAPRGADIHLARVKDGRVQYFSMLVPTTWNFPTCSRALTGAPWRLAEVIMRGYDPCVSCATHMIVIDEDKRLVAQKLIQ, from the coding sequence TTGTCGAAAGTTGTAGAGATTTCCCCAACTACGAGACATGAAGGCCACTCAAAGCTCGTTCTGAAGGTCAACGATGAAGGCATCATCGAGCGTGGAGACTGGCTCAGCATCACCCCGGTGAGGGGTGTCGAGAAGCTCGCCATCGGCAAGACGATGGATCAGGTTCCAAAGATTGCATCGCGCGTCTGCGGTATCTGCCCCATTGCACACACCCTGGCGGCTACCGAGGCGATGGAGGCATCCATCGGGTGCGAGATCCCCGAGGACGCAAAACTCCTGCGCTACATCCTGCAGTGTGCCAACCGGATGCACAGCCACGCCATCCACAACATCCTGGCCCTCCCGGACATGTACCTCCCCGGGACCGACATGAAGATCAACCCGTTCTCGAAGGAAGAACCGGTCAGGAGCGTTGCACTCCGGATCCAGCGGATCCGTGAGATCGGCCAGACCATCGGCGAGATGGTCGGCGGAGAGGCCATCCACCCGAGCAACCCACGCGTCGGCGGTATGTACAAGAACATCACCCCGCGTGCGAAGGCGAAGATCTACGACCTCGCGAAGGAAGCTCGTGTCCTCGTCCAGGAACAGATGGAGTTCATGATCGCGGTCTTCCGGAACTACCAGAAGCGCGACTGGGCAGAGGTCGGCGGCGTCGAAGTCCCGATCCCGAAGGATCTCGGTTACCACAACCAGGGTTACATGGCCGTCGCACCGGTCTACGGCAGCTCGAGCCTCGACGAGGACCCGAAGTGGTTCCCCGAGCGGTTCACCGAAGTCCGCCCCTGGGACTGGTACATGGGTGAGGTCGAAGTCACCGAGGCCGACCCGAACTACCCAATCGGCGGTACCTCCCCCGTTGGCACCAAGGCATGGCCTCAGATGGAAGCCTGCACCGGCGTCCCGCTCTACGACGGCCAGCCCGTCGAGGTCGGACCGCGTGCACGTCAGGCCATCTTCAAGAACTTCGACGAGAAGGGCACCATCGGCCTGCAGATCGCCCGCCAGATGGAGTTCCCCGAGACTGCCTACGGCATCATCGACGCACTCGATGCGCTCAACACCTCTGGAAAGGTAGTCGCCGATGAGATCCCGCAGGGCGACGGCTCCCTCGGATGGGCCGCGAACGAGGCACCCCGTGGTGCAGACATCCACCTTGCCCGGGTCAAGGACGGCCGGGTGCAGTACTTCTCGATGCTCGTCCCGACCACCTGGAACTTCCCCACCTGCAGCCGTGCGCTGACCGGTGCGCCCTGGAGGCTCGCGGAAGTCATCATGCGTGGATACGACCCCTGCGTCTCCTGTGCGACGCACATGATTGTGATCGACGAAGACAAGAGACTGGTAGCCCAGAAACTCATTCAGTGA
- the mptA gene encoding GTP cyclohydrolase MptA: MDLPDVQSSLPEVRINLTRVGVKNVKKLVEVARPGKRPVIFISVFDVFVDLPGSLKGANLSRNFEVIDDVLQHAIDGDVNGIEELCSAVARKLLDRHEYAERTEVRMRSQFMVRRETPVSETSCHEVVNVHASAVAQRNDGNPIIRKSIGAEVTGMTACPCAQNIMKDHALHVLENLGVEEEKIEAFFKEVPMATHNQRGRGFLCIETDDDQHVSLEKIIKILKDSMSARIYELLKRGDESYVVMEAHKNPRFVEDCVREMARKVIAQFRYLPGDTVVTIKQTNEESIHQHNAYAERKATIAELVAEMDKGAL, encoded by the coding sequence ATGGATCTGCCAGATGTCCAGTCCAGCCTGCCCGAGGTTCGCATCAACCTGACCCGGGTGGGTGTGAAGAACGTCAAAAAACTTGTTGAAGTCGCCAGACCCGGCAAACGGCCGGTCATATTCATCTCCGTCTTTGACGTCTTCGTTGATCTTCCGGGAAGTCTCAAGGGTGCAAACCTCTCCCGGAACTTCGAAGTGATCGATGACGTGCTGCAACATGCCATCGACGGTGATGTCAACGGGATCGAGGAACTCTGCAGTGCAGTGGCGAGGAAACTCCTCGACCGGCATGAGTACGCGGAGCGGACCGAGGTCCGGATGCGGAGCCAGTTCATGGTCAGACGCGAGACCCCGGTCAGCGAGACGAGCTGTCATGAGGTCGTGAACGTCCACGCAAGTGCAGTAGCCCAGAGAAACGATGGGAACCCGATCATCCGAAAGAGCATCGGCGCTGAAGTAACCGGGATGACCGCCTGCCCCTGCGCTCAGAACATCATGAAGGATCATGCCCTGCATGTCCTCGAGAACCTTGGCGTGGAGGAGGAAAAGATCGAGGCATTCTTCAAGGAGGTGCCGATGGCCACGCACAACCAGCGCGGTCGGGGCTTCCTCTGCATTGAGACAGATGACGATCAGCATGTCAGCCTCGAGAAGATCATCAAGATCCTGAAGGATTCCATGAGTGCGCGCATCTACGAACTTCTCAAGCGGGGGGACGAGAGTTACGTGGTGATGGAAGCACACAAGAACCCGCGGTTCGTAGAGGACTGCGTTCGCGAAATGGCCCGCAAGGTAATCGCGCAGTTCAGGTATCTCCCAGGAGATACTGTAGTCACGATTAAGCAGACGAATGAGGAGAGCATTCATCAGCACAATGCTTACGCGGAGCGAAAGGCAACGATAGCGGAGCTCGTCGCGGAGATGGACAAAGGCGCACTATAA
- the ilvC gene encoding ketol-acid reductoisomerase, with product MVQKYYESDADPRTLEGKTIAVIGYGSQGRGQALNLRDSGCQVIIGLRPGGSWQKASEDGFEVYPVAEAVKRADIVQILLPDESQGSIYRTAIGPYLKEGACLMFSHGFNIHYGQIVPPPTVDVVMVAPKGPGHMVRRTYEEGKGVPALIAVHQDATGKARAIALAYAWGIGATRAVVLETTFAEETETDLFGEQAVLCGGVTSLIKAGFETLVDAGYAPEMAYLEVLHEMKLIVDLIYEGGFTKMRESISNTAQYGDLTRGPRVIGPEAYAAMQEILEEIQSGEFAREWMLENMVNRPVFTALTKADEEHLIEQVGREIRGFMPQFRK from the coding sequence ATGGTACAGAAATACTACGAGTCTGACGCAGACCCCCGCACCCTGGAGGGCAAGACCATCGCCGTCATCGGTTACGGCTCTCAGGGCCGCGGTCAAGCGCTGAATCTGCGCGATTCCGGCTGTCAGGTCATTATCGGACTGCGGCCGGGCGGCAGCTGGCAGAAGGCATCCGAGGACGGTTTTGAGGTCTACCCCGTGGCTGAAGCGGTCAAGCGTGCCGATATCGTCCAGATCCTCCTCCCCGACGAGAGCCAGGGATCCATATACCGCACGGCAATCGGCCCCTATCTCAAAGAGGGCGCCTGCCTGATGTTCTCACACGGGTTCAACATCCACTACGGCCAGATTGTCCCCCCACCCACCGTCGATGTGGTCATGGTCGCCCCGAAGGGGCCCGGGCACATGGTCCGGCGGACCTACGAGGAGGGAAAAGGCGTTCCTGCGCTCATCGCCGTCCATCAGGACGCAACAGGGAAGGCACGCGCCATCGCGCTCGCCTACGCCTGGGGAATCGGCGCGACCCGTGCGGTCGTACTCGAGACGACGTTTGCCGAGGAGACCGAGACTGACCTCTTCGGGGAGCAGGCCGTCCTCTGCGGCGGGGTGACATCGCTCATCAAGGCGGGGTTCGAGACCCTGGTGGATGCCGGGTACGCGCCCGAGATGGCGTATCTTGAGGTCCTGCACGAGATGAAACTCATCGTCGACCTGATCTATGAGGGCGGGTTTACGAAGATGCGCGAATCGATCAGCAACACCGCCCAGTACGGCGACCTGACCCGCGGCCCCCGGGTCATCGGCCCTGAGGCCTACGCGGCGATGCAGGAGATCCTTGAGGAGATCCAGAGCGGCGAGTTCGCCCGGGAGTGGATGCTTGAGAACATGGTGAACCGCCCGGTCTTCACCGCGCTGACAAAAGCGGACGAAGAGCACCTGATCGAGCAGGTGGGAAGGGAGATCCGCGGGTTCATGCCGCAGTTCAGGAAGTAA
- a CDS encoding flavodoxin family protein yields MAVCIIYHSETGNTRTVAERLSAEVGGDLVAVRDLAGYSKVGMYLRGAPRALRGELARIEPAVIDVSGYDIVALGTPVWAGNPTPAVNAAIGALVGIEGKAAVVFCTSGGMPGKTLEAVTAMLSNRGADVRGAVSFTVQDLRQGAPIDALADLVRQLEKEKVV; encoded by the coding sequence ATGGCTGTCTGTATCATCTACCACTCGGAGACCGGCAACACCCGGACCGTGGCCGAGCGGCTTAGCGCGGAAGTCGGCGGCGATCTCGTCGCGGTCCGGGACCTTGCAGGGTACTCGAAGGTGGGGATGTACCTCCGGGGCGCTCCGCGAGCCCTGCGTGGGGAACTTGCCAGGATCGAGCCTGCCGTCATCGATGTCTCCGGCTACGACATTGTTGCTCTTGGAACCCCCGTATGGGCGGGCAACCCCACCCCTGCGGTGAACGCGGCAATCGGCGCCCTTGTGGGCATCGAAGGAAAGGCGGCCGTCGTCTTCTGCACCTCGGGCGGGATGCCGGGTAAGACGCTTGAAGCCGTAACAGCGATGCTTTCAAACCGCGGCGCCGACGTCAGGGGTGCGGTCTCGTTCACGGTGCAGGATCTGCGGCAGGGGGCGCCGATCGATGCCCTGGCCGATCTCGTCCGGCAGCTGGAAAAAGAGAAGGTCGTTTAG
- the purL gene encoding phosphoribosylformylglycinamidine synthase subunit PurL yields MLPAQDLELLRKTLGRDLTDVEIACFENLWSEHCSYRSTKTLLRTLPTTGSEVLLGPGDDAAIVRFSDTCALAIGMESHNHPSYVDPYDGAATGVGGIVRDVLSMGARPIALMDPLYFGPLASEKNRYLFEHVVAGIGDYGNCIGVPVVRGELVFDPSYSGNPLVNVVCVGTVKPDRYITARVKRPGSHLVLIGSSTGRDGLGGASFASRDLAEDAEAADRPSVQVGDPYTEKLLIDAILAMAETGKVLSCRDLGAAGLAGASSEMASTFGAVIYADRVHLRETGMTPREIMLAESQERMLIEVAPEDVALMGEIAEKYDLRWSDIGEVIEEPRYIVKFHGETVADLPIDLLVGGAPLCAWDKKPYSAETPFVRPTMPVKDLALAVLSHPDVARKNWVYEQYDKDVQLQSVSLVHDAAVLRLEDKALVLSCGCNPRHIYLKPFEGTANAVIENASNLACLGADPLCIVDCLNFASPEHPETYWQLEQSILGLGDAARKIETPIVGGNVSLYNESDEFGTQIKPTPSLGMVGRGEIRRWTAPKSGEKLALIGKTEPDFGGSVLDAVTGCGGSAPAMADPAVVAVVRDLVREGRTTATDLSRGGLLAALAKIAPRADVTLTGDPLEELFSETYGRFLVAVPDESALAGVEYRIIGTVGGDALTLRLKGETVVITPEELETALSTTTRTMRF; encoded by the coding sequence ATGTTGCCGGCACAGGACCTTGAATTGCTGCGCAAAACCCTCGGACGGGACTTAACCGACGTCGAGATTGCCTGCTTTGAAAACCTCTGGAGCGAACACTGCAGTTACCGGTCCACCAAAACACTTCTCCGGACGCTGCCTACCACCGGGAGCGAGGTGCTCCTCGGGCCGGGAGACGATGCCGCGATCGTGCGGTTCAGCGACACCTGTGCCCTCGCCATCGGGATGGAGAGCCATAACCACCCCAGTTACGTAGACCCTTACGACGGCGCCGCCACCGGAGTCGGCGGGATCGTCCGCGATGTCCTCTCAATGGGCGCCCGGCCCATCGCCCTGATGGACCCGCTCTACTTCGGCCCCCTCGCAAGCGAGAAGAACCGCTACCTCTTTGAGCACGTCGTCGCCGGGATCGGGGATTACGGCAACTGTATCGGTGTGCCGGTCGTCCGTGGTGAACTCGTCTTCGACCCATCCTATTCGGGAAACCCGCTCGTGAACGTCGTCTGCGTCGGGACCGTCAAACCCGACCGCTACATCACCGCCCGGGTAAAACGGCCGGGGAGCCACCTTGTCCTGATCGGCTCCTCGACAGGCCGGGACGGGCTTGGCGGCGCATCGTTCGCATCCCGCGACCTTGCAGAGGATGCGGAGGCTGCCGACCGGCCGAGCGTTCAGGTCGGCGACCCATACACGGAAAAGCTCCTCATCGATGCAATCCTTGCCATGGCGGAGACCGGGAAGGTCCTCTCCTGCCGCGATCTCGGGGCCGCAGGCCTTGCAGGAGCATCGAGCGAGATGGCGAGCACGTTCGGCGCCGTCATCTACGCCGATCGGGTCCATCTTCGCGAGACCGGAATGACGCCGCGCGAGATCATGCTCGCGGAGTCCCAGGAACGGATGCTCATCGAGGTGGCGCCCGAAGACGTCGCCCTGATGGGGGAGATCGCAGAGAAGTATGATCTCCGCTGGAGCGATATCGGTGAGGTTATCGAAGAACCCCGCTACATCGTGAAGTTCCACGGCGAGACCGTTGCCGATCTCCCGATCGACCTCCTCGTCGGCGGAGCCCCGCTCTGCGCCTGGGACAAGAAGCCGTACTCGGCCGAAACCCCATTCGTCCGCCCGACGATGCCGGTAAAAGACCTCGCGCTCGCGGTCCTTTCGCACCCCGACGTGGCCAGGAAGAACTGGGTCTACGAGCAGTACGACAAAGACGTCCAGCTCCAGTCGGTCTCGCTCGTCCACGACGCAGCAGTCCTCCGACTGGAGGATAAAGCCCTCGTCCTCTCCTGCGGGTGCAACCCCCGGCACATTTATTTAAAGCCCTTTGAAGGGACGGCAAACGCCGTCATCGAGAACGCGAGCAACCTCGCCTGTCTCGGCGCCGACCCGCTCTGCATCGTCGACTGCTTGAACTTCGCGAGCCCCGAGCACCCGGAGACCTACTGGCAGCTCGAGCAATCCATCCTCGGGCTCGGGGATGCGGCGCGCAAGATTGAGACCCCGATCGTCGGCGGCAACGTCTCGCTCTACAACGAAAGCGACGAGTTTGGTACGCAGATCAAGCCCACGCCCTCGCTCGGGATGGTCGGACGGGGCGAGATCCGGAGATGGACGGCGCCAAAGAGTGGGGAGAAACTTGCCCTGATCGGGAAGACCGAGCCGGACTTTGGCGGATCGGTCCTCGACGCAGTCACCGGATGCGGAGGATCCGCACCCGCAATGGCCGATCCGGCCGTCGTTGCCGTCGTTCGCGACCTTGTGAGGGAGGGGCGCACCACCGCAACCGATCTCTCCCGGGGCGGCCTTCTTGCCGCGCTTGCAAAGATCGCGCCGCGTGCGGACGTCACCCTCACCGGCGATCCCCTGGAAGAACTCTTCTCCGAGACCTACGGTCGGTTCCTGGTCGCGGTTCCGGATGAGTCGGCCCTCGCCGGGGTGGAGTACCGGATCATCGGCACCGTCGGAGGCGACGCCCTCACCCTCCGGCTGAAGGGCGAGACGGTCGTCATCACGCCGGAAGAACTCGAGACCGCGCTCTCCACCACGACCCGGACGATGCGTTTCTAA
- a CDS encoding translation initiation factor IF-2 subunit beta, with amino-acid sequence MTPSYEDLLKKAYTNITEPTEFEDRFTVPTARVFIEGKTTVLENFAEIANTLRRDQDHLMKHLLGELGTAGKIEGTRAIFSGKFEQEQISTIIKGYVDDYVICSECGKPDTRLVKSDRVLMLRCDACGGHRPVRKRKATQDSSAAVKPTEGAVMEVTPQFLSKRGDGVVKLDRYTMYVANAKPGQKVKVKITRIAGTIIFTERVD; translated from the coding sequence ATGACTCCTTCATACGAGGATCTTCTAAAGAAGGCTTATACCAATATCACGGAGCCGACGGAGTTTGAGGATAGGTTCACGGTTCCGACCGCCCGCGTCTTCATCGAGGGGAAGACCACTGTTCTTGAGAACTTCGCAGAGATTGCAAATACTCTCCGGCGCGACCAGGATCACCTCATGAAGCACCTCCTCGGAGAACTCGGCACCGCCGGCAAGATCGAGGGGACGCGAGCCATCTTCTCGGGGAAGTTCGAGCAGGAACAGATCAGCACGATCATCAAGGGTTACGTCGACGACTACGTCATCTGCTCCGAGTGTGGAAAGCCGGATACCCGCCTCGTCAAGAGCGACCGGGTCCTGATGCTCCGGTGCGACGCCTGCGGTGGTCACAGACCGGTCCGGAAGAGAAAGGCGACCCAGGACTCCTCTGCAGCGGTAAAGCCGACCGAGGGGGCAGTCATGGAGGTCACCCCGCAGTTCCTCTCGAAGCGCGGTGACGGCGTCGTGAAACTCGACCGCTACACAATGTATGTCGCAAACGCAAAACCGGGTCAGAAGGTGAAGGTGAAGATCACCCGGATCGCCGGGACGATCATCTTTACCGAGCGCGTGGACTGA
- a CDS encoding class I SAM-dependent methyltransferase, giving the protein MKRSAEGFARIAREVFAPIYPVIAEQALEWSGIRDGFALDIGSGPGLLAVALAERSNLSVIALDADPAMSRIAQKTAADLPARVIPVTGDVHCMPLRDDSVSLAVSRGSIYFWEDRPQAFREIERVLRPGGVAFVGGSFGTPEIKKAIFAEMRRRNPNWDDDVARRSGQATPETLRRELRESGLAHARIREEEEGMWVEIRKGVLSPRAR; this is encoded by the coding sequence ATGAAGAGGAGCGCCGAGGGCTTCGCCCGGATCGCGCGGGAGGTCTTTGCCCCCATCTATCCCGTCATCGCCGAGCAGGCGCTCGAGTGGTCCGGGATACGGGACGGGTTTGCGCTTGATATCGGGAGCGGGCCGGGCCTTCTTGCCGTCGCGCTCGCCGAGCGGAGCAACCTCTCCGTCATCGCGCTCGATGCCGACCCGGCGATGTCCCGGATTGCCCAAAAGACTGCCGCAGACTTGCCGGCCAGAGTAATCCCGGTCACCGGCGATGTCCACTGTATGCCCCTCCGGGACGATTCCGTCTCCCTCGCCGTCAGCCGGGGCTCAATCTACTTCTGGGAAGATCGGCCCCAGGCATTCCGCGAGATCGAGCGGGTCCTCCGACCCGGCGGCGTTGCGTTCGTCGGCGGAAGTTTCGGGACCCCCGAGATCAAAAAAGCCATTTTTGCTGAGATGCGGCGGCGAAACCCGAACTGGGACGACGACGTCGCCCGGCGAAGCGGGCAGGCGACTCCCGAGACGCTCCGCCGGGAACTTAGAGAGAGTGGTCTCGCCCACGCCCGTATCCGGGAAGAAGAGGAGGGGATGTGGGTGGAGATCAGAAAAGGCGTGCTCAGTCCACGCGCTCGGTAA
- a CDS encoding DNA-directed RNA polymerase subunit L → MAMKIKLLELTDDKARILFEGEGNTYINALAAELLNDPDVDVAQRRQAFKFTDPELVVTTINGRPPLLAVTDAAKRLSSVAEELLRQVKTLDTA, encoded by the coding sequence ATGGCCATGAAGATCAAACTCCTGGAGTTGACTGACGATAAGGCCCGGATCCTCTTTGAAGGCGAAGGCAACACATATATCAACGCGCTCGCCGCCGAACTCTTGAACGATCCCGACGTGGACGTGGCGCAGCGCCGTCAGGCGTTCAAGTTCACCGACCCCGAACTGGTCGTCACAACAATTAACGGCCGGCCCCCTCTCCTTGCAGTCACCGATGCTGCAAAGCGGCTCTCCAGCGTAGCTGAAGAACTCCTCCGGCAGGTCAAAACCCTCGATACCGCATAA
- a CDS encoding ABC transporter permease subunit: MYLLAFFALALALSVVTKESGHAMVYGLALFFALAYVLQLFGMILGGVAAGDPPQRPEMPAWTDADGRTHISGDIAVLKAYEEECDRYDAEMKTYQNKMQFVTDTVNLFSPMVNYYAVAWTVVDPSDLSPDDATSRIWRGIAALVAFTSVFFAAAYGKFMRMDVR; the protein is encoded by the coding sequence ATGTACCTGCTGGCGTTCTTCGCCCTCGCTCTTGCTCTCTCGGTCGTCACAAAAGAGAGCGGGCATGCGATGGTCTACGGTCTAGCACTCTTCTTTGCCCTCGCCTACGTGCTACAACTGTTCGGGATGATTCTCGGGGGCGTGGCCGCGGGCGACCCGCCGCAGAGACCGGAAATGCCGGCTTGGACGGACGCTGACGGGAGGACCCATATCTCAGGCGACATAGCAGTGCTGAAAGCGTACGAGGAGGAGTGCGACCGATACGACGCGGAGATGAAAACATACCAGAACAAGATGCAGTTCGTCACCGATACGGTCAACCTCTTCTCACCGATGGTGAATTATTACGCGGTGGCATGGACGGTTGTCGATCCATCGGATCTGTCGCCTGATGATGCGACAAGCAGGATCTGGAGGGGCATCGCGGCGTTGGTCGCCTTCACGTCGGTCTTCTTCGCTGCCGCATACGGGAAGTTCATGCGGATGGATGTCCGGTGA
- a CDS encoding ABC transporter permease codes for MTAERIFTVAGKEFTDHLTSRKFLVILALLLMFALLGMHQGIDQYNQSLESYNQQLQAAGDSTGPGMMPDRPSILFIFMQLVSSLVPFGGVLAIATGFDLISKEKETRTLKTLLAHPIFRDEIINGKALGGAAALGVALVIAFAITLACSSSARSCRRRTRFSLSELSGSYHSCTCWRSSPSLLLSRSSQKRAGMRWSTV; via the coding sequence ATGACAGCAGAACGAATCTTCACCGTGGCCGGGAAGGAGTTTACCGACCACCTCACCAGCCGGAAATTCCTGGTGATCCTTGCATTGCTCCTGATGTTTGCCCTGCTCGGCATGCACCAGGGGATCGACCAGTACAACCAGAGTCTCGAGTCGTATAACCAGCAGTTACAGGCAGCGGGGGACTCCACCGGACCCGGCATGATGCCCGACCGGCCGTCGATCCTCTTCATCTTCATGCAACTGGTCAGTTCCCTGGTACCGTTCGGGGGCGTCCTCGCGATTGCGACCGGGTTTGACTTGATATCAAAGGAGAAGGAGACCCGAACGTTAAAGACGCTCCTCGCCCACCCGATCTTCCGGGACGAGATCATCAACGGCAAAGCGCTCGGTGGGGCTGCAGCTCTCGGGGTTGCTCTTGTTATCGCGTTTGCCATCACCCTCGCGTGCTCCTCGTCTGCTCGATCGTGCCGACGCCGGACGAGGTTTTCGCTATCGGAGCTCTCGGGTTCGTATCACTCATGTACCTGCTGGCGTTCTTCGCCCTCGCTCTTGCTCTCTCGGTCGTCACAAAAGAGAGCGGGCATGCGATGGTCTACGGTCTAG